The genomic window TCTTCCGTATCTGTCAATCCCTCGGAGCCGATCCAATATAAAAGCGTCAATATTCCTTCACAAGACACTTCTTCCGTATTTGCTAATCCTTCGGAGTCGATCCAATATCAAAGCGTCAATAGTCCTTCACAAGACACTTCTTCCGTATCTGCTTATCCCTCGGAGCCGATCCAGTCTCAACATGTCAATATCCCTCCACAAGAATCCTCCTCTGACTTCCGAAACGCTCAAAACTCCTTTGAATTTGCCATTCCAAGGCATTTCAAAGACTTTTTGAATACTCCTCCCAAATGGTTAAATTTGAATCGTTTTGGACATTAacttatggggaaaaaatagttttctttttaataattttcagatCTAATTATGtaccaaataatatttatttatttattaaatcctatattcaatataattattcaaacaatAATATGACTGGAATTGactattaattcattaatatttcaagGTATCTTTTTGTAGgtatttaattgtataatttatccCAAGGATgattaaatcaaaagaaaaaaaaatcaaactttttttaattcacaagcTACAATATATTGTTACTTCATAAATCATATCGCTATCCTTGTGGTCAGggattgttaaataataattaatagcaatAATGCGGAAGCTAAGAATGCACTATATTCCGTATGGTATGATGGGTTAATTCAAACGAAAAATTAGctccgttcatttttgaatgtctAAACGGGGGAAATAAAAACCCTTTAGGgcttgtaaaaaatgaaatcgaaaatcaacatggtaactttaacaatttgaaaaaaaatttggagaTCTCCTCCAAATAATATTgacagaaaatattattactcttCCAACTGGTAAATATTCGTATTTACAGGGCCATCCGCAGAGGTTTGCTGGAGGGgctattaaatggtttttttgttttttttttattttgaaattttgtttgaaaaaatataacctttggatttttttttttaaattaatttttgtatccagctgtgaatttttgaaatttttttaaaatttttggtaaacagctttggatttttaaaattttgttcgaaaaaatataatgtttggaattgtttttttgttttaaatttaatttttaaaaattttttgtgaattgcagTTGATTTTGGTATggtttcgaaattttttttcaaaaaaaaaaaaaaatttgtggatagctttggattttgattttttttacaaaaaatttaatattcgaaatttgaaaatttaaaaatcagtttttgaatttttttttttcaaaaaaatttaatttttcaaacgaaaaattttgattttttctataaaaaaatccgaaaatacccccacccccaaaaaaaaagaagatatatatgtatatagatagcggcaattatggcttccaggttGTGGTGGAAGTACGGCACCCACTGCGGACGTATTCCTCAGTCATGGTTATCCAGTGGTGGCTGAGAGTGGGCTTGatggcctcggtgtttggatgacggacattgcgtaccttcccctcgacatgcacacaaaaggtggagtcgagggggttggcatcagggctgtaggagaCAAAAGTGTCGAACAAGATTTCTAAAGACTCATTCAAGAGTCTTTCAACGgaggaaatgggtttctttcattgctggtgtcaaaagtggcctctttaccctcacaaggctctttccacactttttttgatagctctctcgaCAATctagtgtgaaaccccgagatctcttgcatgggccctcatggatttgaggagattggtctgggctgttttctttaaccctTACGGATACAGTTTGGTATTTTTGATAGAGACCTTTTTCCTCTTCATCAATCACGtgcaagtgtcattttctcgacttgtacgtaagccagAGAGCTCACTCAGgcttgttttattttgtaactaattgttaatgctttactaattaaaaatatgctaaatCATCATTTTACAATCTTATTCCCatgttgtagataaaaattaactattacaactatttttctataattatcttatttttctttaagccatttgatgaagttacaTCAAGGTTTATTGCTAATGTTCCCCTTTGAtgtagtacataatatataatattcagtaACCAAACGGCCGTATTCTTCaattattatgcaatttatGATGTCTGCGAAAACACGAAATTATCAAATTCGAAAAATTGGGCAGCTCATTGCTACATAAACATTCCAATCTTCAAACAAATTAACCGGctacaaaagatttaattttgaaaatgagaggTTGCGCGGGATATGTCAAAACATGAGGGGGCTTTCAATTGTTTCTAATACTATTTGGAGAAGCACAAGTTCCAACCACGAAACCTGCTGTtgtgaaaaaatcatttttgatgataaattacaCATAGTGAACTCATGtcaattttgtacaattataaggctataatatttgtcgtagttgtaattttatctcGAAATCACGTGgcattttaagcaatttttgctGACTCATCATCCATAGTTATTACTTTACCTGAATTgttactaaaaattacattattttgatacttttaatcTCATGAATGGGGCTATAGAAAATCGATACAGTCTGACTGATGTTTCCAATTGGTTCAATTGCGGCaccaaatataagaattttGTTCATCCcaatgaatttatttacattattcatGTAACATTAATGGGGAATATTGCATATTATTTCAATCAAACTTAGTCTAACTCCAAATccatttatacaatatatacggTCCCTAAATACAAGCGACTGTACTAACTCACGgatcaattaaatgtaattactcAAAGTTACATTAGTTTGATCCTTCTTAACTCATTAATTAGAGATATTGTTCGGCAactaacatataaatacataatcgtCGTTATggactaattaaaatataattcaaagatCAACGGAGGATataatctttcatattatttgaatgaaagttACTACATGATCTTGTACAACCCCGATTTGAAATTTacacttcatttttgaaaggcaaattcatcagtttaaatgtttagttaataatgtttttaatactatctttaaaaaaaaaccttaacatatatttatttaatataccatGTGATTGTGAGATAAAATTACAAGaacgacaaatattataacttaataattGTACAGAGTTCATATGAGTTCAGCAAGGCAATTGGAATTTATCATATCAAAAGGATGTTTTCACCGCAAGAAGTTGCGTGATTTGAGCTTTATTTGAGCTCATTGGCActttctctataaatataataacaaaagggatttgtaaataaagtttcTTTCTTTAGCTTCTTTAATATTCAACTgcgtaaaaagtaaaaacaataacaGACCGCGTGCAGCTTTCAATTCACGTGGAGAAGTCGAGATcgtttcattaataatataggaGTGAAAAATGCCTAAATCCAAGAGAGACAAGAAGGTATCCCTGACTAAAACGGACAAAAAGGTTGGCCTTGAGAGCAAACGTGCTCTCGTGGACAAAATCCGCGAGTCCCTCGACGCCTACACTCGTGTATTCATCTTTGAAACGGAAAATGCTCGTAATCTCCATCTCCAAAAGATTCGTCGTGAATGGAAAGAGGACAAAGGAGGAAGTGTGTTCTTCATGGGAAAGAATCGCGTCATGAGTCTAGCTCTTGGGCGCAGCGCTGAAGAAGAAGTCGGCCCTGGACTGCACAAAATATCCGCCCTTCTCAACGGCCAACGTGGACTCCTCTTCACAAATGAAACCCTCGATGACTCTCTTGAttacttccaaaaaaaacaaagagcCGGACTTCGCCCGCTCTGGAGGAATAGCGCCCCAAACGGTCGTGCTACCTGAAGGCCCGATTCAAGAGATGAGCTTCGCCATTGAGCCGCAGCTAAGAGCCCTTGGTCTACCTTCCACCCTCAAAAAAGGGATTCTTCATCTCACAAAGGATCATGTTGTCTGTAAAGAAGGGCAAACTCTGGACTCCACTCAAGCACGGATTTTGAAGCTCTTTGGAATGAAACACGCGGATTTCTCTATTAAGTTGCTAGCCTATTGGGATAGGAACCATGAATCTGGAAAGGAGTTTACCACTCTTGTTAAGGACATACCTACCAATAGTGATGGGGAAGAAGATGATGACGAAATGGAGTGATCAGTCTCGCTTAAATATTCCCTACTCCTGGCTAATTGTATCAACGTGATTCCTTCTT from Lepeophtheirus salmonis chromosome 1, UVic_Lsal_1.4, whole genome shotgun sequence includes these protein-coding regions:
- the RpLP0-like gene encoding LOW QUALITY PROTEIN: mRNA turnover protein 4 homolog (The sequence of the model RefSeq protein was modified relative to this genomic sequence to represent the inferred CDS: deleted 1 base in 1 codon) — its product is MPKSKRDKKVSLTKTDKKVGLESKRALVDKIRESLDAYTRVFIFETENARNLHLQKIRREWKEDKGGSVFFMGKNRVMSLALGRSAEEEVGPGLHKISALLNGQRGLLFTNETLDDSLDYFKKNKEPDFARSGGIAPQTVVLPEGPIQEMSFAIEPQLRALGLPSTLKKGILHLTKDHVVCKEGQTLDSTQARILKLFGMKHADFSIKLLAYWDRNHESGKEFTTLVKDIPTNSDGEEDDDEME